The following coding sequences lie in one Cygnus olor isolate bCygOlo1 chromosome 8, bCygOlo1.pri.v2, whole genome shotgun sequence genomic window:
- the LOC121073906 gene encoding protein zyg-11 homolog B isoform X2, which translates to MEEASPYSLLDICLNFLTANLEKFCTERQDGTLCLQEPGMFPQEVADRLLQTMAFHGLLNDGTVGIFRGNQMRLKRACIRKAKISAVAFRKAFCHHKLVELDATGVNADITITDIISGLGSNKWIQQNLQCLVLNSLTLSLEDPYERCFSQLSGLRALSITNVLFYNEDLADVASLPRLESLDISNTSVTDITALLTCKDRLKSLTMHHLKCLKMTTTQILDVIRELKYLNHLDISDDKQFTSDIALRLLEQKDILPNLVSLDISGRKHVTDKAVEAFIQQRPTMQFVGLLATDAGYSEFLTGEGNLKVSGEANETQISEALKRYSERAFFVREALFHLFSLTHVMEKTKPEILKLVVIGMRNHPLNLPVQLAASACVFNLTKQDLAAGMPVRLLADVTHLLLKAMEHFPNHQQLQKNCLLSLCSDRILQDVPFNRFEAAKLVMQWLCNHEDQNMQRMAVAIISILAAKLSTEQTAQLGAELFIVRQLLQIVKQKTNQNLVDTTLKFTLSALWNLTDESPTTCRHFIENQGLELFMRVLESFPSESSIQQKVLGLLNNIAEVKELHSELMWKDFIDHISKLLHSVEVEVSYFAAGIIAHLISRGEQAWTLSRSQRTSLLEQLHSAILNWPTPECEMVAYRSFNPFFPLLGCFMTPGVQLWAVWAMQHVCSKNPTRYCSMLIEEGGLQHLYNIKENVQTDPHVQRIAIAILDSLEKHIMRHGRPPPCRKQQQNKPN; encoded by the exons ATG GAGGAAGCTTCTCCCTATTCTTTGCTTGACATCTGTTTGAATTTCCTTACTGCTAACCTAGAGAAGTTCTGTACGGAAAGGCAAGATGGAAcgctgtgcctgcaggagccaggAATGTTTCCTCAAGAAGTGGCTGATCGATTGCTGCAGACGATGGCATTTCATG GGCTTCTGAATGATGGAACTGTGGGCATCTTCCGAGGCAACCAGATGCGTTTGAAACGAGCTTGTATCCGCAAAGCCAAAATCTCTGCCGTGGCTTTCCGGAAAGCGTTCTGCCATCACAAGCTAGTAGAACTTGATGCTACTGGGGTGAATGCAGATATAACAATCACGGACATTATAAGCGGACTCGGCAGCAATAAATGGATCCAACAAAACCTTCAATGCCTTGTGCTGAACTCACTAACTCTTTCTTTGGAAGACCCATACGAGAGGTGCTTCAGTCAACTGTCTGGGCTTCGTGCATTAAGTATTACCAATGTTCTGTTCTACAATGAGGACTTGGCAGATGTTGCATCACTCCCTAGGTTAGAAAGTCTGGATATATCCAACACCTCTGTTACTGACATAACAGCACTCCTCACCTGCAAAGACCGACTGAAATCTTTGACCATGCACCACCtgaaatgcttgaaaatgaCCACAACGCAGATTCTGGATGTTATAAGAGAACTAAAATATCTGAATCACCTTGATATTTCAGATGACAAACAGTTCACATCAGACATAGCACTTCGTTTGCTGGAACAGAAAGATATCTTGCCTAACCTCGTGTCTCTGGACATTTCTGGAAGGAAGCATGTTACAGATAAGGCAGTAGAAGCATTTATCCAGCAACGGCCAACAATGCAGTTTGTAGGACTGCTAGCTACTGATGCCGGCTACTCAGAATTCCTAACAGGAGAAGGAAATCTAAAG GTGTCAGGAGAAGCAAATGAGACTCAGATTTCTGAAGCACTGAAGCGTTACAGTGAACGGGCCTTCTTTGTGAGAGAAGCACTCTTTCATTTATTCAGCTTGACACATGtgatggaaaaaacaaagcctgaaattttaaag CTTGTGGTTATTGGAATGAGAAATCACCCCCTGAATTTGCCTGTGCAGTTAGCAGCAAGTGCGTGTGTCTTTAACCTAACCAAGCAAGACTTAGCAGCGGGCATGCCTGTGCGACTTCTGGCTGATGTCACTCACTTGCTCCTGAAGGCCATGGAACATTTCCCAAATCATCAACAG CTGCAGAAGAATTGTCTTCTTTCACTGTGCAGTGACAGAATCCTTCAGGATGTTCCATTTAACAG ATTTGAAGCAGCCAAACTTGTTATGCAGTGGCTGTGTAATCATGAAGATCAAAACATGCAAAGGATGGCTGTAGCCATAATTTCCATTCTTGCTGCAAAG cttTCGACAGAGCAAACAGCCCAACTTGGTGCAGAGCTTTTCATTGTTAGG caaCTTTTACAAATAGttaagcagaaaacaaatcagaatcTTGTAGATACTACTCTCAAGTTCACACTGAGTGCACTTTGGAACCTCACTGATGAATCTCCAACAACGTGTCGGCACTTCATTGAAAATCAAGGACTAGAACTTTTCATGAGAGTCTTAGAG tctTTTCCATCGGAATCATCCATCCAACAGAAAGTTCTTGGACTTCTG AATAATATAGCAGAAGTTAAAGAACTCCATTCTGAATTAATGTGGAAAGACTTTATAGACCACATCAGTAAATTATTGCACAGCGTGGAGGTGGAAGTCAGCTATTTTGCAGCAGGGATTATTGCTCATTTAATATCTCGAGGAGAGCAAGCCTGGACATTAAGTCGCAGCCAGAGGACCTCTCTCCTCGAACAGCTG CATTCTGCCATTTTGAACTGGCCGACTCCAGAGTGTGAGATGGTGGCTTACAG gtcttttaatccattttttccACTACTTGGCTGTTTCATGACACCTGGTGTCCAGTTATGGGCAGTGTGGGCCATGCAGCACGTCTGCAGCAAAAATC CTACCAGGTACTGCAGCATGTTAATTGAAGAAGGTGGCTTACAGCACTTATACAACATCAAGGAAAACGTCCAGACTGATCCACATGTCCAGAGGATTGCTATTGCCATCCTAGATAGTTTGGAAAAACACATTATGCGTCATGGGAGACCACCTCCATgtagaaaacagcaacaaaataaacCCAACTGA
- the LOC121073906 gene encoding protein zyg-11 homolog B isoform X1, whose protein sequence is MFPQEVADRLLQTMAFHGLLNDGTVGIFRGNQMRLKRACIRKAKISAVAFRKAFCHHKLVELDATGVNADITITDIISGLGSNKWIQQNLQCLVLNSLTLSLEDPYERCFSQLSGLRALSITNVLFYNEDLADVASLPRLESLDISNTSVTDITALLTCKDRLKSLTMHHLKCLKMTTTQILDVIRELKYLNHLDISDDKQFTSDIALRLLEQKDILPNLVSLDISGRKHVTDKAVEAFIQQRPTMQFVGLLATDAGYSEFLTGEGNLKVSGEANETQISEALKRYSERAFFVREALFHLFSLTHVMEKTKPEILKLVVIGMRNHPLNLPVQLAASACVFNLTKQDLAAGMPVRLLADVTHLLLKAMEHFPNHQQLQKNCLLSLCSDRILQDVPFNRFEAAKLVMQWLCNHEDQNMQRMAVAIISILAAKLSTEQTAQLGAELFIVRQLLQIVKQKTNQNLVDTTLKFTLSALWNLTDESPTTCRHFIENQGLELFMRVLESFPSESSIQQKVLGLLNNIAEVKELHSELMWKDFIDHISKLLHSVEVEVSYFAAGIIAHLISRGEQAWTLSRSQRTSLLEQLHSAILNWPTPECEMVAYRSFNPFFPLLGCFMTPGVQLWAVWAMQHVCSKNPTRYCSMLIEEGGLQHLYNIKENVQTDPHVQRIAIAILDSLEKHIMRHGRPPPCRKQQQNKPN, encoded by the exons ATGTTTCCTCAAGAAGTGGCTGATCGATTGCTGCAGACGATGGCATTTCATG GGCTTCTGAATGATGGAACTGTGGGCATCTTCCGAGGCAACCAGATGCGTTTGAAACGAGCTTGTATCCGCAAAGCCAAAATCTCTGCCGTGGCTTTCCGGAAAGCGTTCTGCCATCACAAGCTAGTAGAACTTGATGCTACTGGGGTGAATGCAGATATAACAATCACGGACATTATAAGCGGACTCGGCAGCAATAAATGGATCCAACAAAACCTTCAATGCCTTGTGCTGAACTCACTAACTCTTTCTTTGGAAGACCCATACGAGAGGTGCTTCAGTCAACTGTCTGGGCTTCGTGCATTAAGTATTACCAATGTTCTGTTCTACAATGAGGACTTGGCAGATGTTGCATCACTCCCTAGGTTAGAAAGTCTGGATATATCCAACACCTCTGTTACTGACATAACAGCACTCCTCACCTGCAAAGACCGACTGAAATCTTTGACCATGCACCACCtgaaatgcttgaaaatgaCCACAACGCAGATTCTGGATGTTATAAGAGAACTAAAATATCTGAATCACCTTGATATTTCAGATGACAAACAGTTCACATCAGACATAGCACTTCGTTTGCTGGAACAGAAAGATATCTTGCCTAACCTCGTGTCTCTGGACATTTCTGGAAGGAAGCATGTTACAGATAAGGCAGTAGAAGCATTTATCCAGCAACGGCCAACAATGCAGTTTGTAGGACTGCTAGCTACTGATGCCGGCTACTCAGAATTCCTAACAGGAGAAGGAAATCTAAAG GTGTCAGGAGAAGCAAATGAGACTCAGATTTCTGAAGCACTGAAGCGTTACAGTGAACGGGCCTTCTTTGTGAGAGAAGCACTCTTTCATTTATTCAGCTTGACACATGtgatggaaaaaacaaagcctgaaattttaaag CTTGTGGTTATTGGAATGAGAAATCACCCCCTGAATTTGCCTGTGCAGTTAGCAGCAAGTGCGTGTGTCTTTAACCTAACCAAGCAAGACTTAGCAGCGGGCATGCCTGTGCGACTTCTGGCTGATGTCACTCACTTGCTCCTGAAGGCCATGGAACATTTCCCAAATCATCAACAG CTGCAGAAGAATTGTCTTCTTTCACTGTGCAGTGACAGAATCCTTCAGGATGTTCCATTTAACAG ATTTGAAGCAGCCAAACTTGTTATGCAGTGGCTGTGTAATCATGAAGATCAAAACATGCAAAGGATGGCTGTAGCCATAATTTCCATTCTTGCTGCAAAG cttTCGACAGAGCAAACAGCCCAACTTGGTGCAGAGCTTTTCATTGTTAGG caaCTTTTACAAATAGttaagcagaaaacaaatcagaatcTTGTAGATACTACTCTCAAGTTCACACTGAGTGCACTTTGGAACCTCACTGATGAATCTCCAACAACGTGTCGGCACTTCATTGAAAATCAAGGACTAGAACTTTTCATGAGAGTCTTAGAG tctTTTCCATCGGAATCATCCATCCAACAGAAAGTTCTTGGACTTCTG AATAATATAGCAGAAGTTAAAGAACTCCATTCTGAATTAATGTGGAAAGACTTTATAGACCACATCAGTAAATTATTGCACAGCGTGGAGGTGGAAGTCAGCTATTTTGCAGCAGGGATTATTGCTCATTTAATATCTCGAGGAGAGCAAGCCTGGACATTAAGTCGCAGCCAGAGGACCTCTCTCCTCGAACAGCTG CATTCTGCCATTTTGAACTGGCCGACTCCAGAGTGTGAGATGGTGGCTTACAG gtcttttaatccattttttccACTACTTGGCTGTTTCATGACACCTGGTGTCCAGTTATGGGCAGTGTGGGCCATGCAGCACGTCTGCAGCAAAAATC CTACCAGGTACTGCAGCATGTTAATTGAAGAAGGTGGCTTACAGCACTTATACAACATCAAGGAAAACGTCCAGACTGATCCACATGTCCAGAGGATTGCTATTGCCATCCTAGATAGTTTGGAAAAACACATTATGCGTCATGGGAGACCACCTCCATgtagaaaacagcaacaaaataaacCCAACTGA
- the ECHDC2 gene encoding enoyl-CoA hydratase domain-containing protein 2, mitochondrial isoform X1 — MLWLGPGRAGGRLLLRWARGGSPAAAPRRGAEVLVGGEGGGIAEILMNRPHARNSLGKVFVNELFSALEQLRFDEKVRVVVFKSEVKGVFCAGADLKERAKMDDAEVGHFVKRLRNLMDEIAALPVPTIAAIDGYALGGGLEMALACDLRVAASSAKMGLIETTRGLLPGAGGTQRLPRCVGVGLAKELIFTGRQIDGQEAFSMGLVNHAVPQNEEGDAAYQRALTLAKEILPQAPIAVKMGKLAINRGIEVDIASGMAIEGMCYAQNIPTRDRQEGMAAFKEKRPPRFIGK; from the exons ATGTTATGGCTGGGgccggggagggctggggggcggctgctgctgcgctGGGCCCGCGGCGGGtcccccgcggccgccccgcggcggggcgcggaGGTGCTGGTCGGCGGGGAGGGCGGCG GTATTGCTGAAATCCTAATGAACCGACCCCATGCGAGAAATTCATTGGGAAAAGTATTTGTAAATGAA CTTTTTAGCGCTCTGGAACAGCTCCGCTTTGATGAGAAAGTTCGTGTAGTGGTGTTCAAGAGTGAAGTGAAAGGCGTATTTTGTGCTG GTGCGGACTTAAAGGAGCGTGCAAAGATGGATGATGCAGAAGTTGGACATTTTGTTAAAAGGCTGAGAAATCTAATGGATGAAATAG CTGCCCTGCCCGTACCCACAATTGCTGCAATAGATGGCTACGCATTGGGTGGTGGACTAGAAATGGCGTTAGCTTGTGACCTTCGAGTAGCAG CTTCATCAGCTAAAATGGGCCTTATTGAGACCACAAGAGGGCTTCTTCCAGGAGCAG GTGGAACCCAGCGTCTACCCAGATGCGTTGGAGTAGGTCTTGCAAAGGAACTCATTTTCACGGGTAGACAAATTGATGGACAAGAAGCCTTCTCCATGGGATTAGTAAATCACGCAGTGCCCCAAAATGAGGAGGGAGATGCAGCTTACCAGAGAGCATTAACTTTGGCTAAAGAAATCCTTCCTCAG gcTCCAATTGCTGTGAAAATGGGAAAACTGGCAATAAACAGAGGAAtagag GTTGATATTGCATCAGGGATGGCCATTGAAGGAATGTGTTATGCCCAG aatattcCCACAAGAGACCGTCAGGAAGGGATGGCTGCCTTCAAGGAGAAACGACCACCTCGGTTTATTGGCAAATAA
- the ECHDC2 gene encoding enoyl-CoA hydratase domain-containing protein 2, mitochondrial isoform X2, with protein MNRPHARNSLGKVFVNELFSALEQLRFDEKVRVVVFKSEVKGVFCAGADLKERAKMDDAEVGHFVKRLRNLMDEIAALPVPTIAAIDGYALGGGLEMALACDLRVAASSAKMGLIETTRGLLPGAGGTQRLPRCVGVGLAKELIFTGRQIDGQEAFSMGLVNHAVPQNEEGDAAYQRALTLAKEILPQAPIAVKMGKLAINRGIEVDIASGMAIEGMCYAQNIPTRDRQEGMAAFKEKRPPRFIGK; from the exons ATGAACCGACCCCATGCGAGAAATTCATTGGGAAAAGTATTTGTAAATGAA CTTTTTAGCGCTCTGGAACAGCTCCGCTTTGATGAGAAAGTTCGTGTAGTGGTGTTCAAGAGTGAAGTGAAAGGCGTATTTTGTGCTG GTGCGGACTTAAAGGAGCGTGCAAAGATGGATGATGCAGAAGTTGGACATTTTGTTAAAAGGCTGAGAAATCTAATGGATGAAATAG CTGCCCTGCCCGTACCCACAATTGCTGCAATAGATGGCTACGCATTGGGTGGTGGACTAGAAATGGCGTTAGCTTGTGACCTTCGAGTAGCAG CTTCATCAGCTAAAATGGGCCTTATTGAGACCACAAGAGGGCTTCTTCCAGGAGCAG GTGGAACCCAGCGTCTACCCAGATGCGTTGGAGTAGGTCTTGCAAAGGAACTCATTTTCACGGGTAGACAAATTGATGGACAAGAAGCCTTCTCCATGGGATTAGTAAATCACGCAGTGCCCCAAAATGAGGAGGGAGATGCAGCTTACCAGAGAGCATTAACTTTGGCTAAAGAAATCCTTCCTCAG gcTCCAATTGCTGTGAAAATGGGAAAACTGGCAATAAACAGAGGAAtagag GTTGATATTGCATCAGGGATGGCCATTGAAGGAATGTGTTATGCCCAG aatattcCCACAAGAGACCGTCAGGAAGGGATGGCTGCCTTCAAGGAGAAACGACCACCTCGGTTTATTGGCAAATAA